A single Actinomadura algeriensis DNA region contains:
- a CDS encoding TIGR03767 family metallophosphoesterase, producing the protein MTREISRRRVLRGAALGAGIAATGLTAHPARATTAPRLRGPVAGTTLDRTYLLGAPGAGGYRKVVAGPGEPHVLRSDLGGTASPGRAARRRGVLAFGHLTDVHVIDAQSPARVEFVDRFKDALSVLPVEGAYRPQEILSTHVAEAMVRAMNSVGRGPATGLDLAFVINTGDAADNVQYNEIRWIIDLLDGERVRPDSGDPNRYEGVMDLAAYDRAYWHPEGPPPGAAADLPTAEHGFPRVRGLMDAARRPFQATGLRAPWYAVFGNHDGLIQGNLPVNPLVTALAVGGIKIGAPADDAQAERLARMITDADGRELVRLSRERGASGGLFRPVTPDANRRMLSRAEVVREHFSTSASLRGHGFTAANLRDGTAHYAFDQGVVRGIALDTVNPNGYSQGSLDRAQLAWLEDELSAGSRRYFDARGGVVTHNVRDRLFVLFSHHPIGSLDNPLGGDRVLGDEVKALLLRYPNVVLWVNGHTHRNEVVPHARENGGTSGPGGFWEVNTAAHIDFPQQSRIVELADNGDGTLSIFATVLDSAGPASHGGRIGDPVRLASLARELAGNDWQDTPGERRGAVDDRNVELLLPKPF; encoded by the coding sequence GTGACTCGTGAGATCAGCCGCCGCCGCGTCCTGCGGGGCGCCGCCCTCGGGGCGGGAATCGCCGCCACCGGACTCACCGCCCACCCGGCCCGCGCCACGACCGCCCCGCGGCTGCGCGGCCCCGTCGCCGGGACCACCCTCGACCGCACCTACCTCCTCGGCGCCCCCGGCGCGGGCGGCTACCGCAAGGTCGTCGCCGGCCCCGGGGAGCCGCACGTCCTGCGCAGCGACCTCGGCGGCACCGCGTCCCCCGGACGGGCCGCGCGCCGCCGGGGCGTCCTGGCGTTCGGGCACCTCACCGACGTGCACGTGATCGACGCGCAGTCCCCGGCGCGCGTCGAGTTCGTCGACCGGTTCAAGGACGCGCTGAGCGTCCTGCCCGTCGAGGGCGCGTACCGGCCGCAGGAGATCCTGTCCACGCACGTCGCCGAGGCGATGGTCCGCGCGATGAACTCCGTCGGACGAGGCCCCGCGACGGGGCTCGACCTCGCGTTCGTCATCAACACCGGCGACGCGGCCGACAACGTGCAGTACAACGAGATCCGCTGGATCATCGACCTGCTCGACGGCGAGCGGGTCCGCCCCGACTCCGGCGACCCGAACCGGTACGAGGGCGTCATGGACCTCGCCGCCTACGACCGCGCCTACTGGCACCCCGAGGGCCCGCCGCCCGGCGCCGCCGCCGACCTCCCGACGGCCGAGCACGGGTTCCCGCGCGTGCGGGGCCTGATGGACGCCGCGCGCCGGCCCTTCCAGGCCACCGGCCTGCGGGCGCCCTGGTACGCGGTGTTCGGCAACCACGACGGACTGATCCAGGGCAACCTGCCCGTCAACCCGCTGGTCACCGCGCTCGCCGTCGGCGGCATCAAGATCGGCGCCCCGGCCGACGACGCGCAGGCCGAGCGGCTCGCCCGCATGATCACCGACGCGGACGGACGCGAGCTGGTGCGGCTGAGCCGCGAACGCGGTGCGTCCGGCGGCCTGTTCCGCCCGGTCACCCCCGACGCGAACCGGCGGATGCTGTCGCGCGCCGAGGTCGTCCGCGAGCACTTCAGCACGAGCGCGTCGCTGCGCGGCCACGGCTTCACCGCCGCCAACCTCCGCGACGGGACGGCCCACTACGCCTTCGACCAGGGCGTCGTGCGGGGCATCGCGCTCGACACCGTCAACCCCAACGGCTACTCGCAGGGCTCCCTCGACCGCGCCCAGCTCGCCTGGCTGGAGGACGAGCTCAGCGCGGGCAGCCGCCGCTACTTCGACGCCCGCGGCGGCGTCGTGACGCACAACGTCCGGGACCGGCTGTTCGTCCTGTTCAGCCACCACCCGATCGGCTCCCTCGACAACCCGCTCGGCGGCGACCGGGTCCTCGGCGACGAGGTGAAGGCGCTCCTGCTGCGCTACCCGAACGTCGTCCTGTGGGTGAACGGCCACACCCACCGCAACGAGGTCGTCCCGCACGCGCGGGAGAACGGCGGGACGTCCGGGCCGGGCGGCTTCTGGGAGGTCAACACGGCCGCGCACATCGACTTCCCGCAGCAGAGCCGCATCGTCGAGCTGGCCGACAACGGCGACGGCACCCTGTCGATCTTCGCGACCGTCCTCGACTCGGCCGGTCCCGCCT
- a CDS encoding glutamate-5-semialdehyde dehydrogenase translates to MSEQDREREEFLRVARTARDAAAGLAPLPRAAKDAALHAIADALVDGAARIIKANETDVARARENGTPEYMIDRLSLSAERIAAIADAVRDVAALPDPVGETVRGNVLPNGLDLRQVRVPLGVVGIIYEGRPNVTVDAAALCLKSGNVAMLRGSSSAYESNSVLVAVMQDALRGTAVPSDAVQLVPGTSRESVKHLMRARGLVDVLIPRGGASLINSVVEESTVPVIETGVGNCSVYVDAAADIDTALNILVNSKTQRPSVCNAAETFLVHADIADEFVPRALAALKEKGVTVHGDDRIRSFGDDVVEATEDDWYAEYLSLDIAARVVGSLDDAVAHIRRYGSGHTEAIVTTSQTAARRFTSLVDSAAVMVNASTRFTDGGEFGFGAEIGISTQKLHARGPMGLPELTSTKYVVTGDGHLRGA, encoded by the coding sequence ATGAGCGAGCAGGACCGGGAACGCGAGGAGTTCCTGCGGGTGGCGCGGACCGCCCGTGACGCCGCCGCGGGGCTGGCGCCGCTGCCGCGCGCCGCCAAGGACGCCGCGCTGCACGCGATCGCGGACGCGCTGGTCGACGGCGCCGCGCGCATCATCAAGGCGAACGAGACGGACGTCGCGCGGGCCCGCGAGAACGGCACGCCGGAGTACATGATCGACCGGCTGAGCCTGTCGGCGGAGCGGATCGCCGCGATCGCCGACGCCGTCCGCGACGTCGCGGCGCTGCCCGACCCGGTGGGCGAGACCGTCCGCGGCAACGTCCTGCCGAACGGCCTCGATCTGCGGCAGGTCCGGGTGCCGCTCGGCGTCGTCGGGATCATCTACGAGGGCCGTCCGAACGTCACCGTGGACGCCGCCGCGCTGTGCCTGAAGAGCGGGAACGTCGCGATGCTGCGCGGCTCGTCGTCGGCGTACGAGTCGAACTCCGTACTGGTCGCGGTGATGCAGGACGCGCTGCGGGGCACGGCCGTCCCGTCCGACGCGGTGCAGCTCGTCCCGGGCACGTCCCGCGAGTCGGTCAAGCACCTGATGCGCGCGCGCGGGCTCGTGGACGTGCTGATCCCGCGCGGCGGCGCCTCGCTGATCAACTCGGTGGTGGAGGAGTCGACCGTCCCGGTGATCGAGACCGGGGTGGGGAACTGCTCGGTCTACGTCGACGCCGCCGCGGACATCGACACGGCGCTGAACATCCTCGTGAACTCGAAGACGCAGCGTCCGTCCGTCTGCAACGCGGCGGAGACGTTCCTGGTGCACGCGGACATCGCCGACGAGTTCGTCCCGCGCGCGCTTGCGGCGCTCAAGGAGAAGGGCGTCACCGTCCACGGGGACGACCGAATCCGCTCGTTCGGCGACGACGTCGTCGAGGCGACCGAGGACGACTGGTACGCCGAGTACCTCTCCCTCGACATCGCCGCCCGCGTCGTCGGTTCCCTGGACGATGCCGTCGCGCACATCCGCCGGTACGGGTCGGGCCACACCGAGGCGATCGTCACGACGTCGCAGACCGCCGCGCGCCGCTTCACCTCGCTCGTCGACTCGGCGGCCGTGATGGTGAACGCCTCGACCCGCTTCACCGACGGCGGCGAGTTCGGCTTCGGCGCGGAGATCGGCATCTCCACGCAGAAGCTGCACGCCCGCGGCCCGATGGGCCTCCCGGAGCTGACCTCGACGAAGTACGTGGTCACCGGCGACGGCCACCTTCGCGGCGCCTGA
- the proB gene encoding glutamate 5-kinase, which yields MTERAEIAKARRIVVKAGSSSLTTPRGTIDAARIDALVDVLAARRDAGAEIVFVSSGAIAAGLGPLGLTRRPSDLATQQAAASVGQGALFARYTSSFARYDVTVGQVLLTADDMMRRSHHRNAQRTLAQLLALGVLPIVNENDTVATDEIRFGDNDRLAALVAHLTRADALVLLSDVDALYTGDPRKPGTRRIADVRSPADLDGVELGGSGRVGTGGMVTKVEAARIAGIPVVLTNAASAARAVTGEPVGTLFHPVDDRRRPTRHLWLAHATTGQGRVLLDQGAVDAVVQRGKSLLPAGVTGVDGDFAAGDPVDLCGADGRVVARGLANYDASEIPDLMGRSTRWLSRELGPEYEREIVHRDHLVVLTER from the coding sequence GTGACCGAACGCGCGGAGATCGCCAAGGCCCGCCGGATCGTGGTCAAGGCCGGTTCGTCGTCGCTCACCACCCCGAGGGGGACGATCGACGCGGCCCGCATCGACGCCCTCGTCGACGTGCTCGCCGCCCGCCGGGACGCGGGCGCGGAGATCGTGTTCGTGTCGTCCGGGGCGATCGCGGCCGGGCTCGGCCCGCTCGGGCTGACCCGCCGCCCGTCCGACCTCGCGACCCAGCAGGCGGCGGCGAGCGTCGGGCAGGGCGCCCTGTTCGCCCGCTACACCTCGTCGTTCGCCCGGTACGACGTCACGGTCGGGCAGGTGCTGCTCACCGCCGACGACATGATGCGCCGCTCCCACCACCGCAACGCGCAGCGCACCCTCGCGCAGCTCCTCGCCCTCGGCGTCCTGCCGATCGTCAACGAGAACGACACCGTCGCCACCGACGAGATCCGGTTCGGCGACAACGACCGGCTCGCCGCGCTCGTCGCCCACCTGACCCGCGCCGACGCGCTCGTCCTGCTGTCGGACGTGGACGCCCTGTACACCGGCGACCCGCGCAAACCGGGCACGCGCCGCATCGCCGACGTCCGCTCCCCGGCGGACCTGGACGGCGTCGAGCTGGGCGGGTCGGGTCGCGTCGGCACCGGCGGCATGGTCACCAAGGTGGAGGCGGCGCGGATCGCCGGGATCCCGGTGGTGCTGACGAACGCGGCGTCCGCCGCGCGCGCCGTCACCGGCGAACCCGTCGGCACCCTGTTCCACCCGGTGGACGACCGCCGCCGCCCCACCCGGCACCTGTGGCTGGCGCACGCCACGACCGGGCAGGGCCGGGTCCTGCTCGACCAGGGCGCCGTCGACGCGGTCGTCCAGCGGGGCAAGTCGCTGCTGCCCGCCGGGGTCACCGGCGTCGATGGCGACTTCGCGGCCGGTGACCCCGTCGACCTGTGCGGCGCCGACGGGCGGGTCGTCGCGCGCGGCCTCGCCAACTACGACGCGTCGGAGATCCCCGACCTGATGGGGCGTTCCACCCGCTGGCTGTCGCGCGAGCTGGGCCCCGAGTACGAACGCGAGATCGTCCACCGCGACCACCTCGTGGTGCTGACCGAGCGTTGA
- the obgE gene encoding GTPase ObgE, translated as MAAGAGSGAQFVDRVVLHVAAGNGGNGCASIHREKFKPLGGPDGANGGNGGDVVLVVDTNAASLLDYHRRPHRKAGNGRPGQGGHRTGANGDDVVLPVPDGTVVKDGDTVLADLVGEGTRFVIARGGRGGLGNAALATAKRKAPGFALLGEPGDERDVVLELKSVADVALVGFPSAGKSSLIAALSAAKPKIADYPFTTLVPNLGVVSAGDTTFTVADVPGLIEGASEGRGLGLEFLRHIERSSTLAHVLDCATPEPGRDPVSDFEVIERELQAYDRVLGDRPLSDRPRLVVLNKVDVPDARDLAELVRPEFEARGLRVFEVSAATHEKLRELSFAMAAMVAEHRASLPPAEPTRIVIRPEPVGGGAEFEVKSMGENTYLITGSKPVRWLRQTDFQNEEAVGYLADRLARLGVEDALAAAGAERGATVMIGTVDDSVVFDWEPDIAAGEATAGPRGTDRRLDGR; from the coding sequence GTGGCCGCTGGTGCGGGATCGGGTGCGCAGTTCGTCGACCGGGTGGTGCTGCACGTCGCGGCGGGCAACGGCGGGAACGGCTGCGCGTCGATCCACCGGGAGAAGTTCAAGCCGCTCGGGGGCCCGGACGGCGCGAACGGCGGCAACGGCGGCGACGTCGTCCTCGTCGTCGACACCAACGCCGCGAGCCTCCTGGACTACCACCGGCGCCCGCACCGCAAGGCGGGCAACGGCCGGCCGGGACAGGGCGGGCACCGGACGGGCGCCAACGGCGACGACGTGGTCCTGCCGGTTCCCGACGGCACCGTCGTCAAGGACGGCGACACGGTGCTCGCCGACCTGGTCGGCGAGGGCACCCGGTTCGTGATCGCGCGCGGCGGGCGCGGCGGCCTCGGGAACGCGGCGCTGGCGACCGCCAAGCGCAAGGCGCCCGGGTTCGCGCTGCTCGGCGAGCCCGGTGACGAGCGCGACGTCGTCCTGGAGTTGAAGAGCGTCGCCGACGTCGCCCTCGTCGGGTTCCCCAGCGCCGGGAAGTCGTCGCTGATCGCGGCGCTGTCCGCGGCGAAGCCGAAGATCGCCGACTACCCGTTCACCACGCTCGTCCCGAACCTCGGCGTGGTGAGCGCGGGCGACACGACGTTCACGGTCGCCGACGTTCCCGGCCTGATCGAGGGCGCCAGCGAGGGCCGCGGCCTCGGCCTGGAGTTCCTGCGGCACATCGAGCGGTCCTCGACGCTCGCGCACGTCCTCGACTGCGCCACGCCCGAGCCCGGACGCGACCCGGTCAGCGACTTCGAGGTCATCGAGCGCGAACTGCAGGCGTACGACCGCGTCCTCGGCGACCGCCCGCTGTCGGACCGTCCGCGCCTGGTCGTGCTGAACAAGGTGGACGTACCGGACGCGCGCGACCTCGCCGAGCTCGTCCGTCCCGAGTTCGAGGCGCGCGGCCTGCGCGTGTTCGAGGTGTCGGCGGCGACCCACGAGAAGCTGCGGGAACTGTCGTTCGCGATGGCCGCGATGGTCGCCGAGCACCGCGCGAGCCTGCCCCCGGCCGAGCCGACCCGCATCGTGATCCGTCCCGAACCGGTCGGCGGCGGCGCCGAGTTCGAGGTGAAGTCGATGGGCGAGAACACCTACCTCATCACCGGGAGCAAGCCCGTCCGCTGGCTGCGGCAGACCGACTTCCAGAACGAGGAGGCCGTCGGGTACCTCGCCGACCGCCTCGCGCGGCTCGGCGTCGAGGACGCCCTCGCGGCGGCGGGCGCCGAGCGCGGCGCGACCGTCATGATCGGGACGGTCGACGACTCGGTGGTGTTCGACTGGGAGCCCGACATCGCCGCCGGGGAGGCCACCGCGGGCCCGCGCGGCACCGACCGCCGGCTCGACGGCCGCTGA
- the rpmA gene encoding 50S ribosomal protein L27, with the protein MAHKKGASSSRNGRDSNAQRLGVKRFGGQVVNAGEIIVRQRGTHFHPGPGVGRGGDDTLFALVAGAVEFRRYRGRNAVSVVPPAE; encoded by the coding sequence ATGGCACACAAGAAGGGCGCATCGTCCAGCCGTAACGGTCGCGACTCCAACGCCCAGCGCCTCGGCGTGAAGCGGTTCGGCGGCCAGGTCGTCAACGCGGGCGAGATCATCGTCCGCCAGCGCGGCACCCACTTCCACCCCGGCCCCGGCGTCGGCCGCGGCGGCGACGACACGCTGTTCGCGCTGGTCGCGGGCGCGGTGGAGTTCCGGCGCTACCGCGGGCGCAACGCGGTCAGCGTCGTCCCGCCGGCGGAGTAA
- the rplU gene encoding 50S ribosomal protein L21 translates to MYAIVRAGGRQEKVAVDDVLTVDKLAGEVGSTVTFPAVLVVDGDRVVSSSADLARYEVTAEIVGAVKGPKINIMHYRNKTGYKRRMGHRQPYTEVKITGIESGK, encoded by the coding sequence GTGTACGCGATTGTCCGCGCAGGCGGCAGGCAGGAGAAGGTCGCCGTCGATGACGTGCTGACCGTCGACAAGCTGGCCGGCGAGGTCGGCTCGACCGTCACGTTCCCGGCCGTGCTGGTCGTGGACGGCGACCGGGTCGTCAGCTCCTCGGCCGACCTGGCCCGCTACGAGGTGACCGCCGAGATCGTCGGCGCGGTCAAGGGCCCGAAGATCAACATCATGCACTACCGGAACAAGACCGGTTACAAGCGGCGGATGGGTCACCGTCAGCCGTACACCGAGGTCAAGATCACCGGTATCGAGTCCGGGAAGTAA